Genomic DNA from Planctomycetia bacterium:
ATGTCCAGCCTGGCGACCCGGGCGCGAATCTCCGCCTCATACTCGGGCGTCTCGAACGTGCCGACGGCTCTCAGTTTTACCGGGACGTGGCGCTCGCGCAATTCGGCGAGGGCGTCCAGGAGCATCTCAAGTCCCTTGCGCGGCCGAAAAAGTGCGACCGTGCCGAGAGTCCAGACGCCGTGCGGGGCAGGGCGGTCCAACAAGGTTTCGCGACGCGGCACGCCGTTCGGCACGACCCAGGTGCGTTCCGAAGTAACGCCCAGGTGATCCGCGTAACGGCCCATCGCTTGCGAAACGCCAATCGCGGCCGAAACCCCGAGCAGGCTGCAGCGCTCTGTAGCTGCGTTGGCCCAATTCAACAGGCGACGCGTGGAATCGCGCGACGTGGGGCTATGGACGTGGTGAATCATCGGCACGCCGGCCAGCCACGAGGCGACCCGGCCGACGAGGGCCGCGCGGGGCGTGTGCGTGTGGACGGCGGCGTAGCCGTCGTCGCGAATCATTCGCGCCAGCAACCGGGCCGGGCGCAGATCGGTCCGGGAACGCATCAGGGCGCCGACCAGCGGGGCCGTCTGGCAGCGCCGCTGGGCGGGAAATTTGTCCGGCTTCACGCAGGCGAAGCCGACCTGAAAGCCGAAGTCCGGCAAGCATTCGGCAAGCAGGTCCTGCACCCGTTCGGCGCCGGCGTAGTGTTCGCCATTGACGACGTGCAGAATTCGGGTGGTAGCGGTCGCGACGGCGGCATCCGGCGGGCGGACCGGCGACGGCTGCGGATCGAGTTGAAGTGTAGCCATACCTCAAACATAGGCCACGCCGCGCAT
This window encodes:
- a CDS encoding glycosyltransferase gives rise to the protein MATLQLDPQPSPVRPPDAAVATATTRILHVVNGEHYAGAERVQDLLAECLPDFGFQVGFACVKPDKFPAQRRCQTAPLVGALMRSRTDLRPARLLARMIRDDGYAAVHTHTPRAALVGRVASWLAGVPMIHHVHSPTSRDSTRRLLNWANAATERCSLLGVSAAIGVSQAMGRYADHLGVTSERTWVVPNGVPRRETLLDRPAPHGVWTLGTVALFRPRKGLEMLLDALAELRERHVPVKLRAVGTFETPEYEAEIRARVARLDIADSITWTGFCSNVTAELDQMDLFVLPSLFGEGLPMVILEAMASGVPIVATNVEGVPEAIRDGQDGLLVRPHDSSQLAEAIERYLHGDVDWQAIRTSALNRQRSHFSDESMAAGVAEVYRAVLGR